In Spirosoma aureum, a single genomic region encodes these proteins:
- a CDS encoding DUF779 domain-containing protein — MTTQTIPRVDLTPAAADVIEKLRAQHGPLMFHQSGGCCDGSSPMCYAVGDFIIGSSDVWLGQINGCDFWMSDDQFEYWRHTHLTVDVTRGRGASFSLEIPMGIRFLIRSRLFGENEMNHLTPIRIGGEA, encoded by the coding sequence ATGACAACTCAAACCATCCCGCGCGTAGACCTCACTCCGGCTGCCGCAGACGTTATCGAAAAACTTAGGGCTCAACACGGGCCACTAATGTTTCACCAGAGCGGAGGATGCTGTGATGGTTCGTCGCCCATGTGCTATGCCGTGGGCGATTTTATTATTGGGTCATCCGATGTATGGCTGGGCCAGATTAATGGCTGCGACTTCTGGATGTCGGATGATCAATTTGAGTACTGGCGGCATACCCACCTCACCGTTGATGTCACGCGAGGACGGGGTGCCAGCTTTTCACTGGAGATTCCGATGGGCATCCGTTTCCTGATCCGTTCCCGGCTATTCGGGGAAAACGAGATGAACCACCTGACGCCCATACGAATAGGAGGTGAAGCATAA
- a CDS encoding response regulator has protein sequence MTDIGIIYYEDNRELREGLSYLIQATPGLSLRGAFGNCQHLPDEIRSLHPDVVLMDIDLPGLSGIDAVPLVKAILPATQVLMLTVFDDEDKIFRAIRNGASGYLLKHTSPAELIAAIFDLYRGGSPMTASIARKILQHFQQPKARPTEEYNLSARELDIVKGLVSGYSYKLIADELHISIDTVRSHIRSIYDKLQVNSKTEAVLKAMREGLV, from the coding sequence ATGACTGATATCGGCATTATATACTATGAAGATAATCGCGAACTACGCGAAGGATTGTCGTATTTGATTCAGGCAACACCCGGCCTGTCACTACGCGGAGCATTCGGCAACTGTCAGCATCTGCCCGATGAAATTCGGTCACTCCACCCGGATGTGGTGTTAATGGATATCGATTTGCCGGGACTGAGCGGAATTGATGCCGTACCGCTGGTTAAAGCCATTTTACCTGCCACTCAGGTGCTAATGCTGACCGTATTTGATGATGAAGACAAGATATTTCGGGCCATTCGCAACGGAGCCAGCGGCTATTTGCTCAAGCATACGTCCCCGGCAGAACTGATAGCCGCTATTTTCGATCTGTACCGGGGCGGATCACCCATGACGGCGAGCATTGCCCGAAAAATTTTGCAGCACTTTCAGCAGCCTAAAGCACGGCCAACGGAAGAATATAATTTATCGGCTCGTGAACTGGATATTGTAAAAGGGTTGGTTAGTGGATATAGCTACAAACTGATCGCCGACGAATTGCATATCAGTATTGACACCGTTCGGTCGCACATCCGTAGCATTTACGATAAACTTCAGGTCAACTCCAAAACCGAAGCCGTTTTAAAAGCTATGCGGGAAGGATTGGTGTAA
- a CDS encoding ligand-binding sensor domain-containing protein: protein MSTGIRLLRLGWIGWLLAVWLSVGLHAQSAEVPFVRYTTEQGLSNDVITAIAKDQRGFMWIGTLNGLNRFDGLQFKIYKRTGQAKDLPGNYIVSNGITPDRNGYLWVSTNRGLYRFDPLRERGQTILLPQLQDKQADNDFISPVRFDQAGMGWFSSVDRLYRIDPQTLQLTAYSLPYAMPTSYATPVPDRRGQLWLFMPGTIYKFDQVTRQWTYVIGKKPLHATGAVDVIGLFESRNGQLFAQLEPWGLLHYDAKTNRFVKYLDRQLLVTEMAEAKGADGKPVFWLGGLSQLTRYEPDKNKYTDFARMTDDPNSYPGGITGPLYGDSLTNALWVGTTHGLAIIDPLALKFGRQLVRVANDKELIENVQIIKQDRHKDPVYWGITDKVNLFRWNRQQADLKAIPVPTSIAGKKSYALTQDLTGRVWVGLEDGVGIYNPTTNQWQYRQNFLSDEASFTTDKRKLSVPNSSKSYPRVSVRHLYHDRRGRLWLGSVRQGLFWYDPATDQIHSWPIKGDSGRHLGVSRIQEDARGRLWVLTTRGLFRISPERNHTVRLQIKTTGRTVQPSDQLQSTFLVDKAGNVWLSGIDFLVKADTTGRVSQTYTLANGLLADHIFGIAEDKRGHLWLATDEQLHELDPATGRFQYYSKASGLLTNSLFQPITQNRQGELFIGAEGGFTYFRPEQLRQNRVPPPVVITEVRVNNHLRTLEPAQSIQLAPGETTLTIGFAALNYSQSAKNRYAYRLVDFDDEWITTDARTATYTNLAPGNYQLRIRAANNDGVWNQTGTTLLIRVIPAYYQTLWFKLLILAVIMGALWGIYRNRQNQQQRVNRIRDRIAKDLHDDIGSTLSSIRIFSDVVQAQIADIRPESVPLLQRISANATTLAESMQDIIWTIKARHDGLDDVVSRMREFGLRLTEAKGITFTMTVGEPFPVLKLNVEQRRNLYLIFKESVNNAVKYADCMRVDVTLTVTGRQLHVLIQDDGQGFDTGTVRSGNGLANLQTRAHDIRAKLNIISAPGAGTSISLTATLS, encoded by the coding sequence ATGTCTACAGGCATCAGGTTGCTCCGTTTGGGCTGGATAGGCTGGCTGCTAGCGGTCTGGCTATCGGTTGGGTTGCATGCTCAATCGGCGGAGGTTCCCTTTGTTCGCTACACCACCGAACAGGGGTTATCAAATGATGTGATTACGGCCATCGCGAAAGATCAGCGCGGGTTTATGTGGATCGGTACGCTCAATGGGCTAAACCGCTTCGATGGTCTTCAGTTCAAGATTTATAAACGGACAGGTCAGGCCAAAGATTTGCCGGGTAACTACATTGTATCGAATGGGATTACACCTGACCGTAATGGTTATCTGTGGGTATCAACAAACCGTGGCCTTTACCGATTTGACCCGCTCCGTGAACGGGGACAGACCATATTGCTGCCACAACTCCAGGATAAGCAGGCTGATAATGATTTTATATCGCCCGTTCGTTTCGATCAGGCCGGGATGGGCTGGTTTTCCTCCGTCGATCGTTTGTATCGAATTGATCCCCAGACGCTACAGCTAACGGCCTATTCATTGCCCTATGCGATGCCAACGTCCTATGCCACGCCAGTGCCTGACCGACGCGGACAATTATGGCTGTTTATGCCAGGAACCATATATAAGTTTGATCAGGTGACGCGCCAATGGACCTATGTCATTGGTAAAAAACCGCTTCATGCTACGGGTGCAGTTGATGTCATTGGGTTGTTTGAGAGCCGGAACGGTCAGCTTTTTGCCCAGCTAGAGCCGTGGGGTCTGTTGCACTATGACGCTAAAACGAACCGTTTTGTCAAGTACCTTGACCGTCAGCTACTCGTGACCGAAATGGCAGAAGCGAAAGGAGCCGATGGTAAACCAGTTTTCTGGCTGGGTGGACTCTCGCAACTAACCCGCTATGAGCCCGATAAAAATAAGTATACCGACTTTGCCCGAATGACCGATGATCCAAATAGCTATCCTGGGGGAATAACTGGCCCTTTGTATGGTGATTCATTGACAAATGCACTTTGGGTGGGTACCACACATGGCCTTGCCATAATTGATCCACTGGCATTAAAGTTTGGGCGGCAGTTGGTGCGCGTTGCCAACGATAAAGAATTGATCGAAAACGTGCAGATTATAAAGCAGGATCGACATAAGGACCCAGTCTATTGGGGCATCACCGATAAAGTAAACTTGTTTCGCTGGAATCGACAACAGGCTGATCTCAAGGCGATTCCTGTGCCAACTTCTATTGCGGGGAAAAAGTCCTACGCACTCACACAGGATTTGACTGGGAGGGTTTGGGTCGGCCTGGAAGATGGGGTTGGAATCTACAATCCCACCACTAATCAGTGGCAGTATCGTCAGAATTTTTTGTCTGACGAGGCCAGCTTTACTACAGACAAAAGAAAGCTGAGTGTGCCAAATAGCTCAAAAAGCTACCCAAGAGTAAGTGTCAGGCATCTATATCATGATCGTCGGGGGCGTCTCTGGTTAGGTTCTGTCCGACAGGGTTTATTTTGGTACGATCCAGCGACCGATCAGATACACTCCTGGCCGATTAAAGGCGACTCTGGGCGACATTTGGGCGTGAGTAGGATACAGGAAGATGCCCGTGGACGACTGTGGGTGCTGACAACACGAGGCTTATTTCGGATCAGCCCTGAACGTAATCATACTGTACGATTGCAAATCAAGACGACCGGGCGTACGGTTCAACCGTCAGATCAGTTACAGAGCACATTTCTGGTCGATAAAGCTGGTAACGTGTGGTTATCGGGAATTGATTTTCTGGTGAAGGCTGACACAACCGGGCGGGTTTCCCAAACATATACGTTAGCCAATGGACTATTAGCGGACCATATTTTCGGGATTGCCGAGGACAAACGCGGCCACCTCTGGCTGGCAACCGACGAACAGTTGCACGAGCTTGACCCAGCAACGGGGCGTTTTCAGTATTACAGTAAAGCCAGCGGATTATTAACGAACAGTTTGTTTCAGCCGATCACGCAAAATCGGCAGGGCGAATTATTCATTGGGGCAGAAGGCGGCTTTACTTACTTTCGACCGGAGCAACTACGACAGAATCGAGTGCCGCCCCCGGTTGTCATTACAGAGGTTCGGGTCAATAATCATCTGCGTACGCTTGAACCCGCCCAATCAATACAACTGGCGCCCGGCGAAACGACCCTTACGATCGGCTTTGCTGCGCTTAACTATAGTCAGTCTGCAAAGAACCGATATGCGTATCGACTGGTGGATTTTGACGACGAGTGGATTACCACCGATGCCCGCACGGCAACGTATACCAATTTAGCGCCCGGTAATTATCAGCTGCGCATTCGGGCAGCCAATAACGATGGCGTATGGAATCAGACCGGCACGACCTTATTGATACGCGTTATTCCGGCCTATTACCAGACACTATGGTTCAAACTCTTGATTCTGGCTGTCATAATGGGAGCTTTGTGGGGAATCTACCGCAATCGACAGAATCAGCAGCAACGAGTTAACCGAATCCGTGATCGCATCGCCAAAGATTTGCACGATGACATTGGGTCTACGCTAAGCAGTATTCGTATTTTTAGCGATGTGGTTCAGGCTCAGATTGCCGATATTCGTCCAGAGTCAGTGCCCCTTTTACAGCGAATTAGTGCCAATGCTACTACACTGGCCGAGTCGATGCAGGATATTATCTGGACGATTAAAGCGCGTCATGATGGTCTGGACGATGTGGTAAGCCGGATGCGAGAGTTTGGCTTACGACTCACCGAAGCGAAAGGAATTACATTCACAATGACCGTAGGTGAGCCTTTCCCGGTCCTGAAACTGAACGTCGAACAGCGACGGAATCTGTACCTGATCTTCAAAGAAAGCGTCAACAATGCCGTTAAATATGCCGATTGTATGCGAGTGGACGTGACCCTAACTGTGACAGGTCGCCAACTCCACGTTCTGATTCAGGACGATGGGCAGGGCTTTGATACGGGTACGGTTCGTTCGGGCAACGGGCTGGCAAATCTGCAGACAAGAGCGCATGACATTCGGGCTAAACTCAACATTATATCAGCACCAGGCGCAGGCACATCCATTTCATTAACGGCTACTCTATCCTAA
- a CDS encoding DUF2147 domain-containing protein, with protein sequence MNAYRLTALVLMLLLTLSAYAPQSDDADLLVGKWLSSRKKNQVQIYKQGNKYYGRLVWMAEPTDPATNKPKLDSQNPDEKLRNRPLLNLVMVTNLSYKGNNVWSDGQIYNPEDGKTYSCDLTLKDPNSLDLHGYIMGIPFLGKTKTWTRVK encoded by the coding sequence ATGAACGCATATCGCTTAACCGCTTTAGTCCTAATGCTTTTGCTGACGTTATCGGCCTATGCTCCCCAATCCGATGATGCCGACCTCCTGGTTGGAAAATGGCTTAGCTCCAGAAAGAAAAATCAGGTTCAGATTTATAAGCAGGGCAATAAATATTATGGCCGACTGGTATGGATGGCCGAACCGACTGATCCGGCTACCAATAAGCCGAAATTGGATAGCCAGAATCCGGACGAAAAACTACGAAATCGACCACTGCTTAATCTGGTCATGGTGACCAATCTGAGTTATAAAGGCAATAATGTCTGGAGCGATGGCCAGATTTATAATCCGGAAGATGGAAAGACTTACAGCTGTGATTTAACCCTCAAAGACCCAAATTCACTGGATCTACATGGTTATATAATGGGCATACCGTTTTTAGGGAAAACCAAAACCTGGACTCGTGTGAAGTAA
- a CDS encoding T9SS type A sorting domain-containing protein gives MKQFRLSIAVLLSVWGLAGMGDAKADNGLVVNGVNVEKSEQKKVRLYTQTTEPVDVSIIDADGNLLYRGIVSKSQKGVTSFNLNRLPDGQYFVTATNDTYWMSQVLTIKGNSVIIDESNQKQLVQPTVSSYGKNKFEVNLPAKNVEEANVAIYDAQNVLVQTDSFKGSVRRFDLSSLPDGAYTFIVGPDQKQFATRIDIKH, from the coding sequence ATGAAACAGTTCCGTTTATCAATTGCTGTACTACTTTCAGTATGGGGTCTGGCTGGCATGGGAGATGCTAAAGCCGACAATGGTTTGGTCGTAAACGGGGTCAATGTTGAGAAGTCCGAGCAAAAGAAAGTGCGTTTATATACCCAAACGACAGAGCCTGTTGACGTGTCCATCATCGATGCCGACGGCAACCTGCTCTATCGTGGAATTGTTTCCAAGAGCCAAAAGGGAGTTACTTCATTCAACCTGAACAGACTGCCCGACGGTCAGTATTTTGTAACAGCCACCAACGATACGTACTGGATGTCGCAAGTATTGACGATTAAAGGAAACTCGGTAATCATCGATGAAAGCAACCAGAAACAACTGGTGCAGCCTACCGTATCGTCTTACGGCAAGAATAAGTTTGAAGTCAATCTGCCTGCCAAGAATGTAGAAGAAGCGAATGTCGCTATCTACGATGCGCAGAACGTTCTGGTTCAAACCGATTCGTTCAAAGGTTCAGTTCGTCGGTTCGATCTGTCGTCTCTGCCCGATGGTGCTTACACGTTTATCGTAGGCCCGGATCAGAAGCAATTTGCAACGCGCATTGACATTAAGCACTAA
- a CDS encoding alpha/beta fold hydrolase: MENHFYCVLLFWISTIPVFAQSISYPYPVKYISIRQEQKIIRMAYMDVAPAGKSTAETAILFHGKNFSGTYWRDVIDFLSKSGYRVIVPDQVGWGKSDYPDLHYSFHALAANNKQLLDSLKIDKAIVIAHSMGGMLATRFTLLYPDRVSKLILENPIGLEDYRAFVPYSPIDSLYKGELAATYESYKKYQQSYSPEWKPAYEEWVRAQAAALTDPRFKQIAWVNALTYQMIYEQPVCYEFNRINLPTLLIIGQADRTIVGKARVPKALVNQHGQYPELGKRTQKQIPGSQLLELPDVGHIPHVQAIDAFKKAVLSFLK; this comes from the coding sequence ATGGAAAATCATTTCTATTGTGTGCTTCTGTTTTGGATCAGCACAATTCCCGTTTTTGCCCAGAGTATTTCCTATCCGTATCCTGTGAAGTATATATCAATACGACAGGAGCAAAAAATCATACGAATGGCCTATATGGATGTGGCCCCAGCTGGCAAGTCGACCGCAGAAACAGCCATTCTTTTTCACGGCAAAAACTTTTCGGGTACTTATTGGCGGGATGTTATCGATTTTCTGAGTAAATCAGGCTATCGGGTCATTGTACCGGATCAGGTTGGCTGGGGCAAATCGGACTACCCAGATCTGCATTATAGTTTTCACGCGCTGGCAGCCAACAACAAACAATTACTTGATTCACTAAAAATTGACAAAGCCATTGTTATCGCTCACTCTATGGGCGGTATGCTGGCAACACGTTTTACCCTACTCTATCCAGACCGCGTCAGTAAGCTAATTCTGGAAAACCCGATTGGACTGGAGGATTACCGGGCCTTTGTTCCCTATTCGCCTATTGACAGTTTATATAAAGGAGAGTTAGCAGCTACGTATGAATCCTATAAAAAGTATCAGCAGAGTTACTCTCCTGAATGGAAACCTGCTTATGAAGAATGGGTACGGGCACAGGCTGCGGCTCTAACTGATCCGCGATTCAAGCAAATTGCCTGGGTAAATGCGTTGACCTACCAGATGATATACGAGCAACCCGTGTGCTATGAATTCAACCGGATTAACCTTCCGACCCTCCTGATCATCGGTCAGGCCGACCGTACTATTGTTGGTAAGGCTCGCGTGCCCAAAGCGCTGGTCAACCAGCATGGCCAATATCCGGAATTGGGCAAACGTACACAAAAACAAATACCGGGCAGTCAATTACTGGAACTCCCAGATGTGGGTCACATCCCGCATGTTCAGGCTATCGATGCTTTCAAAAAGGCAGTATTGAGTTTCCTGAAATAA
- a CDS encoding glycoside hydrolase family 140 protein, whose translation MKKLLTLAGLLLMQGLLLAQQPFTNGRLKVSDNKRYLVHQNGTPFFWLGDTAWELFHRLNREEADQYLKRRAEQGFTVVQAVALAEFDGLKEQNPYGEVPLINNDPATPNEAYFKHVDYIVDKAAQYGIVIGFLPTWGDKVFKNSWGQGPEIFNQGNALVYGRYIGNRYKNRDNIVWILGGDRNPRDGSQDVAIWRAMADGIQEGVGGTDKALITYHPQPNGMEGGASKWFQNEPWFDFNMHQNGHCRFTPMYDHITVSYNSQPTKPTMDAEPIYEDHPVCFNAKDLGTSNAYDVRLYAYLDLFAGAHGHTYGCHDIWQMYSAKRPAVNNPHIFWQEALDLPGANQMSHVKRLLTARPLLDRVPDQSLIVENDLGAAERIQATRGNDYAFVYTAIGKPFTVNPGKISGKTIKATWFDPRTGKTQPAGTFDNQKPQQFAPPSKGYGQDWVLVLDDTARNYTAL comes from the coding sequence ATGAAAAAACTCCTCACTCTGGCCGGATTGCTGTTGATGCAAGGGCTGCTTCTGGCGCAACAGCCGTTTACCAATGGTCGACTGAAAGTATCCGACAATAAACGATACCTGGTTCACCAGAACGGAACGCCATTTTTCTGGCTTGGCGATACCGCCTGGGAGTTATTTCACCGACTCAACCGCGAAGAGGCCGATCAATACCTCAAACGGCGGGCCGAACAGGGATTTACAGTCGTCCAGGCCGTAGCGCTTGCTGAGTTCGATGGGCTTAAGGAACAGAATCCTTACGGTGAAGTACCGCTTATCAACAACGATCCGGCAACGCCCAACGAAGCCTATTTCAAGCACGTCGATTACATTGTCGATAAGGCGGCCCAGTATGGTATCGTCATTGGGTTTCTGCCGACCTGGGGGGATAAAGTATTCAAAAACTCCTGGGGCCAGGGGCCGGAAATTTTCAATCAGGGCAATGCTCTGGTATATGGTCGCTACATTGGTAATCGCTACAAAAACCGCGACAATATCGTCTGGATTTTGGGTGGTGACCGCAATCCGCGTGATGGCTCGCAGGATGTTGCTATCTGGCGGGCAATGGCCGATGGTATTCAGGAGGGCGTTGGTGGAACCGATAAAGCGCTAATCACCTACCATCCCCAGCCGAATGGTATGGAAGGGGGGGCGTCGAAATGGTTTCAAAATGAGCCGTGGTTTGACTTTAATATGCACCAGAATGGTCATTGCCGCTTTACACCCATGTATGACCACATCACGGTGTCGTATAACAGCCAGCCAACCAAGCCCACTATGGACGCGGAACCGATTTATGAGGACCATCCGGTTTGTTTCAATGCGAAAGATCTGGGTACGTCCAATGCCTATGATGTCCGCTTATATGCTTACCTGGACCTGTTTGCCGGTGCACATGGGCATACCTATGGCTGCCACGATATCTGGCAGATGTACAGTGCCAAACGGCCTGCGGTTAATAATCCGCATATTTTCTGGCAGGAGGCTCTTGATCTGCCCGGCGCGAACCAGATGTCGCACGTTAAACGCTTGCTAACGGCCCGTCCGTTGCTCGACCGGGTTCCCGATCAATCGCTGATTGTAGAAAATGACCTTGGCGCTGCCGAACGGATTCAGGCTACAAGAGGGAACGATTATGCGTTTGTTTATACCGCTATCGGAAAGCCGTTTACCGTCAATCCCGGCAAAATTTCAGGCAAAACTATCAAGGCAACCTGGTTTGATCCGCGCACGGGCAAAACCCAGCCTGCCGGTACGTTCGATAACCAGAAGCCGCAACAATTCGCTCCTCCATCAAAGGGTTATGGACAAGACTGGGTGCTTGTGCTGGATGATACGGCCAGGAATTACACGGCTTTATAA
- a CDS encoding anthrone oxygenase family protein produces MPTLQTITLASAATTTALMGGLFYAYSCSVNPGLGRLSDVAYLSAMQSINRAILNPVFFIGFMGAAILLPLSTWSHYHQPVSGRFWLLLGATFVYLIGTFGVTILGNVPLNDALDAFSIQTASAEEITAQRARFEAPWNRLHAIRTVAAVLAVILVIIACLTDRETTSAATDLN; encoded by the coding sequence ATGCCAACCTTACAAACGATCACCCTTGCCAGTGCCGCAACAACGACTGCCCTGATGGGTGGCCTTTTTTACGCGTATTCCTGCTCGGTCAATCCCGGACTGGGTCGTTTATCCGATGTCGCGTATCTGTCTGCCATGCAGTCCATTAATCGGGCTATATTGAATCCAGTCTTTTTTATTGGCTTTATGGGAGCGGCCATTCTGTTACCACTCAGTACCTGGAGTCATTATCATCAGCCTGTTTCAGGTCGTTTCTGGCTATTGCTGGGTGCTACCTTTGTGTATCTGATCGGTACGTTCGGCGTAACTATTTTAGGCAACGTTCCGCTGAATGATGCACTGGATGCGTTCTCTATACAAACCGCTTCGGCTGAAGAGATTACGGCGCAACGAGCCAGGTTTGAAGCACCCTGGAACAGGCTGCATGCGATCCGGACAGTGGCCGCCGTTCTCGCTGTTATTCTGGTTATCATTGCCTGCCTTACTGACCGGGAAACAACCAGTGCAGCTACTGATTTAAATTGA
- a CDS encoding Rossmann-fold NAD(P)-binding domain-containing protein → MKFAETERKMNNTQGSTEKKILILGGTGKTGSRVAHRLTQRNWPIRIGSRSGEPAFDWLDQATWESALQDIHTVYITFQPDLAVPGAAESIRSFTETAVKSGTQKLVLLSGRGEEEAEECEQVVMNSEAEWTILRASWFCQNFSEGYLLDPILGGYMALPVRNIGEPFIDADDIADVAVTVLTEAGHTNQLYELTGPRLLTFEEAIREIATATGQPIQYEQISDEAYVAALTEYGVPNEYITLLTYLFSEVMDGRNATVANGVEQVLGRKPTDFAEFIHKTVASGIWATH, encoded by the coding sequence ATGAAATTCGCAGAAACGGAACGAAAAATGAACAACACACAGGGAAGTACAGAGAAGAAAATCCTGATTTTAGGAGGAACCGGTAAAACAGGAAGCAGGGTTGCGCATCGGCTCACGCAACGCAATTGGCCAATTCGAATCGGGTCGCGTTCGGGAGAGCCCGCATTCGATTGGCTGGATCAGGCGACGTGGGAGTCAGCGCTTCAGGATATTCATACCGTTTATATCACATTTCAACCCGATCTGGCTGTGCCTGGCGCAGCAGAAAGCATTCGTTCGTTTACCGAAACTGCCGTAAAAAGCGGCACGCAGAAATTAGTCCTATTGTCGGGCCGGGGCGAGGAAGAAGCGGAGGAATGCGAGCAGGTTGTAATGAATTCCGAGGCTGAGTGGACGATTCTGCGAGCGAGCTGGTTTTGCCAGAATTTTAGCGAAGGCTACCTGTTGGACCCGATTCTGGGCGGGTATATGGCGCTTCCGGTCAGAAACATTGGCGAACCGTTCATTGATGCAGACGACATTGCCGACGTTGCTGTTACCGTATTGACCGAGGCCGGGCATACGAATCAACTTTATGAATTGACTGGGCCACGCCTGCTGACGTTCGAGGAGGCTATTCGGGAAATCGCTACTGCTACGGGCCAACCGATTCAGTACGAGCAGATTTCTGACGAAGCATATGTTGCTGCACTCACAGAATATGGTGTGCCAAACGAGTATATAACGTTACTGACTTATTTATTTTCCGAAGTCATGGATGGCCGGAACGCCACAGTAGCCAATGGGGTAGAACAGGTTCTGGGCAGGAAGCCAACCGATTTCGCCGAATTTATTCATAAAACAGTCGCCAGTGGTATCTGGGCCACTCATTAG
- a CDS encoding helix-turn-helix transcriptional regulator, whose protein sequence is MIYEQIPPPDYLKNYVRYFWRLESLPTDTEPKTFKTIVDGSPGLMLQHAGNGTLYQFDKQLPDIFLYGQSTLPTEISSTDAFRTIGVYFYPNALKSIFGLDAHELTDSCVDLRFLTKKEAIFLSDNVLPVSSTADQIDWLSAYLWRLIEQNKTQQDTIMGYALAQIAHSKGTISLKELQEKLNVTERSFERKFRQWVGLSPKLYARICRFQASLDQMRNNDYEKLSDIAFDNGYADHSHFIRTFKEFAGFSPDQFRKQSNEVAENFPELIK, encoded by the coding sequence ATGATATACGAACAGATACCACCACCCGACTATCTTAAAAATTATGTCCGTTATTTTTGGCGCCTGGAAAGTTTACCGACCGATACTGAGCCCAAAACTTTTAAGACGATTGTCGATGGATCGCCCGGTCTGATGTTGCAGCATGCCGGTAACGGAACACTCTATCAGTTTGACAAGCAATTGCCCGACATTTTCCTGTATGGGCAATCCACGTTGCCTACAGAAATCTCCTCCACCGACGCGTTCAGGACAATTGGGGTCTATTTTTACCCGAATGCGCTGAAATCTATTTTCGGCCTCGATGCCCATGAATTGACCGACTCCTGCGTTGATTTACGTTTCCTGACTAAAAAAGAGGCTATTTTTTTGTCAGATAATGTGTTACCTGTCTCCTCAACAGCCGACCAGATTGATTGGCTGTCTGCCTATTTATGGCGACTGATCGAGCAAAATAAAACGCAACAGGATACCATAATGGGTTATGCACTAGCCCAGATAGCCCATTCAAAAGGCACTATTTCCCTGAAAGAATTACAGGAGAAGCTGAATGTTACAGAAAGAAGTTTTGAACGAAAATTCAGGCAGTGGGTCGGCCTTTCGCCTAAATTATATGCCCGAATCTGCCGTTTCCAGGCATCATTAGACCAGATGAGGAATAATGACTATGAAAAACTTTCTGACATAGCATTTGACAATGGCTATGCCGATCATTCTCATTTTATCAGGACTTTTAAGGAATTTGCCGGATTCTCACCGGATCAATTCCGAAAACAATCGAATGAGGTTGCTGAGAATTTCCCTGAACTGATTAAATAG